A portion of the Kribbella jejuensis genome contains these proteins:
- a CDS encoding cytochrome ubiquinol oxidase subunit I: MDTLDLARWQFAITTVYHFFFVPVTISLVAITAGLQTAWYRTGKEKYLRLTKFYGKLFLINIAMGVVTGLVQEFQFGMNWSDYSRFVGDVFGAPLALEGLLAFFLESTFIGLWIFGWERLPKLVHLGCIWMVVLGTQLSAYFILAANSWMQHPVGFRYNAARGRAELTDLWAVLTNKVVLVTYPHTIFAAFMVGGAFVAGVALWHLLRRPSIDRDVFRSALKIGASVVLVASVGVAISGDLQGKVMTEVQPMKMAAAEALYETEKPASFSVFTVGTLDGSKEIFSIKVPYLLSFLATGHFGGKVQGINSLQDAYEQLYGPGSYKPNIPLTYWTFRLMIGVGMLSAAIAVWLLWTTRRGRAPAHWLIWAVAPLPLLPLIANTFGWIFTETGRQPWLVFGLLPTASGVSPGTTGGEVITSLVGFTALYGALAVVETKLMLRTIRGGLAGTDAPPDTDSDQPDKPLSFAY, from the coding sequence ATGGACACCCTCGACCTGGCGCGCTGGCAGTTCGCGATCACCACCGTGTACCACTTCTTCTTCGTGCCGGTGACGATCTCGCTGGTCGCGATCACGGCCGGCCTGCAGACCGCGTGGTACCGGACCGGGAAGGAGAAGTACCTCCGGCTGACCAAGTTCTACGGGAAGCTGTTCCTGATCAACATCGCGATGGGTGTGGTCACCGGCCTGGTGCAGGAGTTCCAGTTCGGGATGAACTGGAGCGACTACTCGCGGTTCGTCGGGGACGTGTTCGGTGCGCCGCTGGCGCTCGAGGGCCTGCTCGCGTTCTTCCTCGAGTCGACGTTCATCGGCCTGTGGATCTTCGGCTGGGAACGGCTGCCCAAGCTCGTGCACCTCGGCTGCATCTGGATGGTCGTGCTCGGCACGCAGCTCTCGGCGTACTTCATCCTGGCGGCGAACTCCTGGATGCAGCACCCGGTGGGTTTCCGCTACAACGCTGCGCGCGGCCGGGCCGAGCTGACCGATCTGTGGGCGGTATTGACCAACAAGGTGGTGCTCGTCACCTATCCGCACACGATCTTCGCCGCATTCATGGTCGGTGGGGCGTTCGTCGCGGGGGTCGCGCTGTGGCACCTGCTCCGGCGGCCGTCGATCGACCGCGATGTCTTCCGGAGCGCCCTGAAGATCGGCGCGTCCGTCGTGCTCGTCGCAAGCGTCGGTGTGGCGATCAGCGGTGACCTGCAGGGCAAGGTGATGACCGAGGTGCAGCCGATGAAGATGGCGGCGGCCGAGGCGCTGTACGAGACCGAGAAGCCGGCGTCGTTCTCGGTGTTCACGGTGGGCACGCTGGACGGGTCTAAGGAGATCTTCTCGATCAAGGTGCCGTACCTGCTGTCGTTCCTCGCGACCGGGCACTTCGGCGGTAAGGTGCAGGGGATCAACTCGCTGCAGGACGCGTACGAACAGCTGTACGGACCGGGCTCGTACAAGCCGAACATCCCGCTGACGTACTGGACCTTCCGCCTGATGATCGGCGTCGGGATGCTGTCCGCCGCGATCGCCGTGTGGCTGCTCTGGACGACCCGCCGCGGCCGCGCGCCGGCGCACTGGCTGATCTGGGCGGTGGCCCCGCTGCCGCTGTTGCCGCTGATCGCCAACACGTTCGGCTGGATCTTCACCGAGACCGGGCGGCAACCGTGGCTGGTGTTCGGGTTGTTGCCGACGGCATCGGGTGTCTCGCCCGGGACGACCGGCGGTGAGGTGATCACCTCGCTGGTCGGGTTCACCGCGCTGTACGGCGCGCTCGCGGTGGTCGAGACCAAGCTGATGCTGCGGACGATCCGCGGCGGCCTGGCCGGGACGGACGCGCCGCCGGACACCGACTCCGACCAGCCCGACAAGCCGCTGTCGTTCGCGTACTGA
- the cydD gene encoding thiol reductant ABC exporter subunit CydD, whose translation MKPLDPRLLRRARGARVFLAASVVIGVASGVLIIGQAVLLAHGIAGVVLRGTAVGAVAWGLVAVVLGRALLVWAQEVVAQRAAAAVKSTLRRQVLEHSLKLGPVWLSGERSSALTTLLTKGLDDLDPYFARYLPQLVLASTVPAGVIGWMATGDLIAAGTVVVTLPLIPIFMVLIGWVTQARSRRRQHALAVLAHHFADVVGGLTTLKLFGRAKAQESAVRRVTDQHRAASMGSLRVAFLSSFALELLASLSVALVAVGVGLRLVDGKLGLETALMVLILAPEAYLPLRQVGMQFHASADGVAASEEVFRVLETPLPVRGERTDVPDLRVTPLQLYDVTVTYPGRTEPALEGFDLELHPGEVVALTGPSGAGKSTVLSVLLGFVTPDRGVVVAGGTAADEFDPAEWRRQFAWVPQSPGLRLGTVADNVRLSRPDATDAEVRTALTTAGAPDLPLNKQVGEQGHQLSGGQQRRVALARALLTEAPVLLLDEPTAGLDPTTEAAVIQSLGTTGKTILMIAHRPALIAAADRTVPVGTRELVNA comes from the coding sequence ATGAAGCCGCTCGACCCCCGGCTGCTCCGGCGCGCACGTGGTGCCCGGGTGTTCCTGGCTGCGTCTGTGGTGATCGGGGTCGCCAGTGGCGTGCTGATCATCGGGCAGGCGGTGCTGCTGGCGCATGGCATCGCCGGCGTCGTACTGCGGGGCACCGCTGTCGGTGCGGTCGCGTGGGGTCTGGTAGCAGTCGTGCTTGGACGGGCACTGCTGGTGTGGGCGCAGGAAGTCGTCGCGCAACGTGCTGCGGCCGCGGTGAAGTCCACGTTGCGCCGGCAGGTGCTGGAGCACTCGTTGAAGCTCGGGCCCGTGTGGCTGAGTGGGGAACGGAGCAGCGCGCTCACCACGTTGCTGACGAAGGGCCTGGATGACCTGGATCCGTACTTCGCTCGCTACCTGCCGCAGTTGGTTCTTGCCTCCACTGTGCCCGCTGGGGTGATCGGATGGATGGCTACTGGTGACCTGATCGCGGCGGGGACGGTGGTGGTGACGTTGCCGCTGATCCCGATCTTCATGGTGCTGATCGGTTGGGTGACGCAGGCGCGCAGCCGGCGCCGGCAGCATGCGCTGGCTGTGCTGGCGCATCACTTCGCGGATGTTGTCGGTGGACTCACGACGCTGAAGCTGTTCGGTCGCGCCAAGGCGCAGGAGTCCGCCGTACGACGCGTGACCGATCAGCACCGGGCCGCGTCGATGGGGAGCTTGCGGGTCGCGTTCTTGTCGTCGTTCGCGCTGGAGTTGCTGGCCAGTCTGTCGGTGGCGTTGGTTGCGGTCGGGGTCGGGCTGCGGCTGGTGGACGGGAAGCTCGGGCTGGAGACGGCGTTGATGGTGCTGATCCTGGCCCCGGAGGCTTATCTGCCGCTGCGGCAGGTGGGGATGCAGTTCCACGCGAGCGCTGACGGGGTGGCCGCGAGCGAGGAGGTGTTCCGCGTACTGGAGACGCCGCTGCCGGTGCGGGGGGAGCGGACCGACGTACCGGATCTGCGGGTGACGCCTTTGCAGTTGTACGACGTGACTGTGACGTACCCGGGCCGTACGGAGCCTGCGTTGGAAGGGTTCGACCTGGAGCTTCACCCGGGCGAGGTCGTTGCCCTGACCGGCCCGAGCGGCGCCGGCAAGTCCACAGTCCTGTCCGTGTTGCTCGGCTTCGTCACCCCCGACCGCGGCGTCGTCGTGGCGGGCGGGACGGCTGCCGACGAGTTCGACCCGGCCGAGTGGCGCCGCCAGTTCGCCTGGGTCCCGCAGTCTCCCGGCCTCCGCCTGGGCACCGTGGCAGACAACGTCCGCCTCTCCCGCCCGGATGCCACCGACGCAGAAGTCCGCACCGCCCTGACCACCGCAGGCGCCCCCGACCTCCCCCTGAACAAACAGGTAGGCGAACAAGGCCACCAACTCTCCGGCGGCCAACAACGCCGAGTAGCCCTAGCCAGAGCCCTCCTGACCGAAGCCCCCGTACTCCTCCTGGACGAACCCACAGCCGGCCTGGACCCAACCACCGAAGCCGCAGTAATCCAATCCCTCGGCACCACCGGCAAAACAATCCTCATGATCGCCCACCGCCCCGCCCTGATAGCAGCAGCCGACCGCACAGTCCCAGTAGGAACCCGAGAGCTGGTGAACGCATGA
- the cydB gene encoding cytochrome d ubiquinol oxidase subunit II codes for MELTTVWFIAIAMLWTGYFVLEGFDFGVGMLYRVLGRNETERRAAIETIGPVWDGNEVWLIMAGAATFAAFPEWYATLFSGFYLPLFFILVGLIVRGVALEYRGKRDDPVWRSRMDVMIVVGSLLPALLWGVAFGNIVRGVPLDQAHEYVGSFGTLLNPFALLGGLTFIAVFVTHGAIFLALRTTHDLRARANRLATRLGVVAAVLAIAFLLWAQALRGDTASVVIAVAAIVAFAGGLVANVLRREGWAFVGTTLAIGLAVVSLFVALFPEVMPSTVAATSLTAADAASSPYTLKAMTIITAIFLPLVLLYQGWTYWVFRKRVVAA; via the coding sequence ATGGAACTGACGACTGTGTGGTTCATCGCGATCGCGATGCTCTGGACCGGGTACTTCGTCCTCGAGGGCTTCGACTTCGGCGTCGGCATGCTGTACCGCGTGCTCGGCCGCAACGAGACCGAACGACGGGCCGCGATCGAGACCATCGGCCCGGTCTGGGACGGCAACGAGGTCTGGCTGATCATGGCCGGTGCGGCGACGTTCGCGGCCTTCCCGGAGTGGTACGCGACGCTGTTCAGCGGGTTCTACCTGCCGTTGTTCTTCATCCTGGTCGGATTGATCGTCCGCGGCGTCGCGCTGGAGTACCGCGGCAAGCGGGACGACCCGGTCTGGCGGTCCCGGATGGACGTGATGATCGTGGTCGGGTCGCTGCTTCCGGCGCTGCTCTGGGGCGTTGCCTTCGGCAACATCGTGCGCGGCGTACCGCTGGACCAGGCTCACGAGTACGTCGGCAGCTTCGGGACGTTGCTGAACCCGTTCGCGCTGCTCGGCGGGCTGACCTTCATCGCGGTGTTCGTCACGCACGGCGCGATCTTCCTGGCGTTGCGGACGACGCATGACCTGCGGGCCCGCGCCAACCGGCTCGCGACCCGGCTCGGCGTGGTCGCGGCGGTGCTGGCGATCGCCTTCCTGCTCTGGGCGCAGGCGCTGCGGGGCGACACGGCGTCGGTGGTGATTGCGGTGGCCGCGATCGTCGCTTTCGCGGGCGGTCTGGTCGCGAACGTACTGCGGCGCGAGGGGTGGGCCTTCGTCGGTACGACACTGGCGATCGGGCTGGCTGTGGTGTCGTTGTTCGTCGCGTTGTTCCCGGAGGTGATGCCGTCAACGGTTGCCGCGACCTCCTTGACCGCAGCGGACGCCGCGTCCTCGCCGTACACGCTCAAGGCGATGACGATCATCACCGCGATCTTCCTGCCGCTGGTGCTGCTGTACCAGGGCTGGACGTACTGGGTGTTCCGCAAGCGGGTCGTGGCCGCATGA
- the cydC gene encoding thiol reductant ABC exporter subunit CydC, which translates to MNTDWELARPRGGVVWRLVLALGLGVAAAGSSVGLLATSAWLITAAAGQPPVLLLMVPIVAVRGFGVGRGVFRYVERLVGHDAAYRVLGETRGRITGRLEKLAPLGGQRKGDLLARLVLDVDAVLDLWLRVLLPVAVAVITAAATVGLLALLLPAAGAATALAVLVACTVVPWLTARTARRAERNLAGARGDVAATTTETLLTAADVLAYNAVDTVLQDFTTRDARLAAAERRSAWSTGLGSALLVVCIGGASVAALILGSTANITGAVFAVLVLTPLALADVLGGIPAAAQLAIRNRASLARVQELIDTPEPVTEPTNPVPLPPGRDLHVNLLRVGYDDTDVLNDLSLDLPAGSRVVITGPSGSGKSTLAAVLLRFLEPRGGEVLLDGVDLSKLEGDQVRSVVGLLTQESHVFDTTIRENLLLAKPGVSDLQLWKALYRARLGVFVENLPDGLDTMVGEHGARLSGGERQRLAFARLLLAERDVLVLDEPTEHLDEETGRALLADLFAAAGDRTVVLLTHRPELVPDHLPRQLVCLT; encoded by the coding sequence ATGAACACCGACTGGGAGTTGGCGCGGCCGCGGGGTGGGGTGGTTTGGCGGCTTGTACTGGCTTTGGGGCTGGGGGTAGCGGCCGCGGGGTCGTCGGTTGGGTTGTTGGCTACTTCGGCGTGGTTGATTACGGCAGCGGCGGGGCAGCCACCGGTGTTGTTGTTGATGGTGCCGATTGTGGCGGTGCGGGGGTTTGGGGTGGGGCGGGGTGTGTTCCGGTACGTCGAGCGGTTGGTGGGACACGACGCCGCCTACCGGGTGCTGGGCGAGACGCGGGGGCGGATCACCGGGCGGTTGGAGAAGCTGGCGCCGTTGGGTGGGCAGCGGAAGGGGGACTTGCTCGCCCGGTTGGTGCTGGATGTGGATGCCGTACTGGACCTGTGGCTGCGCGTCCTGCTGCCCGTGGCCGTTGCTGTCATCACGGCGGCAGCCACAGTCGGGCTGTTGGCGCTGCTTCTGCCCGCCGCGGGAGCAGCGACGGCTCTCGCGGTACTGGTGGCCTGCACCGTCGTACCGTGGCTGACCGCCCGCACCGCCCGCCGTGCCGAGCGCAACCTCGCCGGCGCCCGCGGTGACGTAGCAGCCACCACGACCGAAACCCTGCTCACCGCAGCCGACGTACTCGCCTACAACGCCGTCGACACCGTCCTCCAAGACTTCACCACCCGCGACGCCCGCCTAGCCGCCGCCGAGCGCCGTTCCGCGTGGAGCACCGGCTTGGGCAGTGCACTCCTCGTCGTGTGCATCGGCGGCGCCAGCGTGGCAGCCCTCATCCTCGGCAGTACGGCGAACATCACCGGCGCCGTCTTCGCAGTACTGGTACTCACCCCGCTCGCCCTGGCCGACGTACTCGGCGGAATCCCCGCCGCCGCGCAGCTGGCGATCCGCAACCGAGCCTCCCTCGCCCGAGTCCAAGAACTCATCGACACACCGGAACCAGTAACCGAACCAACCAACCCCGTGCCGCTCCCACCCGGCCGCGACCTCCACGTGAACCTCCTACGAGTCGGGTACGACGACACCGACGTACTGAACGACCTGAGCCTCGACCTGCCGGCGGGAAGCCGCGTGGTGATCACAGGCCCCAGCGGCTCCGGCAAGAGCACGCTGGCAGCCGTCCTGCTCCGTTTCCTCGAGCCCCGCGGCGGAGAGGTACTCCTGGACGGCGTAGATCTGTCGAAGCTCGAAGGCGACCAAGTGCGCTCAGTAGTCGGCCTACTGACCCAGGAGAGCCACGTCTTCGACACGACCATCCGCGAGAACCTTCTCCTCGCCAAGCCCGGCGTCAGCGACCTGCAGCTGTGGAAGGCCCTCTACCGCGCCCGTCTCGGGGTCTTCGTCGAGAACCTGCCCGACGGCCTCGACACGATGGTCGGCGAGCACGGCGCACGGCTGTCCGGCGGTGAGCGCCAGCGGCTCGCGTTCGCCCGCCTGCTGCTCGCCGAGCGCGACGTACTCGTCCTGGACGAGCCCACCGAGCACCTGGACGAGGAGACCGGCCGTGCCCTGCTGGCAGACCTCTTCGCGGCCGCCGGCGACCGGACCGTGGTCCTGCTCACCCACCGCCCCGAGCTGGTACCCGATCACCTACCGCGACAGCTGGTTTGCCTGACGTGA
- a CDS encoding BlaI/MecI/CopY family transcriptional regulator translates to MASEEKGPRPLGDLERLVMEQLWAAPAALTVREVHEQLSGTRELAYTTVMTVLDRLAKKKLTDRERDGKAWRYRAAAPREELAADLMRDALDRAGDRREALVRFVGQVTDEEAALLREALSRLDEQG, encoded by the coding sequence GTGGCGAGTGAGGAGAAGGGCCCGCGCCCCCTGGGCGACTTGGAACGCCTGGTGATGGAACAGCTCTGGGCGGCTCCGGCCGCGCTGACCGTACGCGAGGTGCACGAGCAGCTGTCCGGCACGCGCGAGCTCGCGTACACCACCGTGATGACCGTGCTGGACCGGCTGGCGAAGAAGAAGCTGACCGACCGCGAGCGCGACGGCAAGGCCTGGCGCTATCGTGCGGCCGCCCCGCGCGAGGAGCTCGCCGCTGACCTCATGCGGGACGCCCTGGACCGTGCCGGTGACCGCCGCGAGGCCCTGGTCCGTTTCGTCGGGCAGGTCACCGACGAAGAGGCCGCACTGCTCCGTGAGGCGCTGTCCAGGTTGGACGAGCAGGGGTGA